In Mastomys coucha isolate ucsf_1 unplaced genomic scaffold, UCSF_Mcou_1 pScaffold20, whole genome shotgun sequence, one DNA window encodes the following:
- the Ntf3 gene encoding neurotrophin-3 isoform X3: protein MSILFYVIFLAYLRGIQGNNMDQRSLPEDSLNSLIIKLIQADILKNKLSKQMVDVKENYQSTLPKAEAPREPEQGEATRSEFQPMIATDTELLRQQRRYNSPRVLLSDSTPLEPPPLYLMEDYVGNPVGANRTSPRRKRYAEHKSHRGEYSVCDSESLWVTDKSSAIDIRGHQVTVLGEIKTGNSPVKQYFYETRCKEARPVKNGCRGIDDKHWNSQCKTSQTYVRALTSENNKLVGWRWIRIDTSCVCALSRKIGRT from the coding sequence ATGTCCATCTTGTTTTATGTGATATTTCTTGCTTATCTCCGTGGCATCCAAGGCAACAACATGGATCAAAGGAGTTTGCCAGAAGACTCTCTCAATTCCCTCATTATCAAGCTGATCCAGGCGGATATCTTGAAAAACAAGCTTTCCAAGCAGATGGTGGATGTTAAGGAAAACTACCAGAGCACCCTGCCCAAAGCAGAGGCACCCAGAGAACCAGAGCAGGGAGAGGCCACCAGGTCAGAATTCCAGCCAATGATTGCAACGGACACAGAACTACTACGGCAACAGAGACGCTACAATTCGCCCCGGGTTCTGCTGAGTGACAGCACCCCTTTGGAGCCCCCTCCCTTATATCTAATGGAGGATTATGTGGGCAACCCGGTGGGGGCCAATAGAACATCACCAAGGAGGAAACGCTATGCAGAGCATAAGAGTCACAGAGGAGAGTACTCAGTGTGTGACAGTGAGAGCCTGTGGGTGACAGACAAGTCCTCGGCCATTGACATTCGGGGACACCAGGTCACGGTGCTGGGGGAGATCAAAACCGGTAACTCTCCCGtcaaacaatatttttatgaaacGAGATGTAAAGAAGCCAGGCCAGTCAAAAACGGTTGCAGGGGGATCGATGACAAGCACTGGAACTCTCAGTGCAAAACGTCGCAAACCTACGTCCGAGCACTGACTTCCGAAAACAACAAGCTCGTAGGCTGGCGCTGGATACGAATAGacacttcctgtgtgtgtgccttgtcGAGAAAAATCGGAAGAACATGA
- the Ntf3 gene encoding neurotrophin-3 isoform X1, translating to MWQPPSARIMMRQILQVNKVMSILFYVIFLAYLRGIQGNNMDQRSLPEDSLNSLIIKLIQADILKNKLSKQMVDVKENYQSTLPKAEAPREPEQGEATRSEFQPMIATDTELLRQQRRYNSPRVLLSDSTPLEPPPLYLMEDYVGNPVGANRTSPRRKRYAEHKSHRGEYSVCDSESLWVTDKSSAIDIRGHQVTVLGEIKTGNSPVKQYFYETRCKEARPVKNGCRGIDDKHWNSQCKTSQTYVRALTSENNKLVGWRWIRIDTSCVCALSRKIGRT from the coding sequence ATCTTACAGGTGAACAAGGTGATGTCCATCTTGTTTTATGTGATATTTCTTGCTTATCTCCGTGGCATCCAAGGCAACAACATGGATCAAAGGAGTTTGCCAGAAGACTCTCTCAATTCCCTCATTATCAAGCTGATCCAGGCGGATATCTTGAAAAACAAGCTTTCCAAGCAGATGGTGGATGTTAAGGAAAACTACCAGAGCACCCTGCCCAAAGCAGAGGCACCCAGAGAACCAGAGCAGGGAGAGGCCACCAGGTCAGAATTCCAGCCAATGATTGCAACGGACACAGAACTACTACGGCAACAGAGACGCTACAATTCGCCCCGGGTTCTGCTGAGTGACAGCACCCCTTTGGAGCCCCCTCCCTTATATCTAATGGAGGATTATGTGGGCAACCCGGTGGGGGCCAATAGAACATCACCAAGGAGGAAACGCTATGCAGAGCATAAGAGTCACAGAGGAGAGTACTCAGTGTGTGACAGTGAGAGCCTGTGGGTGACAGACAAGTCCTCGGCCATTGACATTCGGGGACACCAGGTCACGGTGCTGGGGGAGATCAAAACCGGTAACTCTCCCGtcaaacaatatttttatgaaacGAGATGTAAAGAAGCCAGGCCAGTCAAAAACGGTTGCAGGGGGATCGATGACAAGCACTGGAACTCTCAGTGCAAAACGTCGCAAACCTACGTCCGAGCACTGACTTCCGAAAACAACAAGCTCGTAGGCTGGCGCTGGATACGAATAGacacttcctgtgtgtgtgccttgtcGAGAAAAATCGGAAGAACATGA
- the Ntf3 gene encoding neurotrophin-3 isoform X2 has protein sequence MVTSATILQVNKVMSILFYVIFLAYLRGIQGNNMDQRSLPEDSLNSLIIKLIQADILKNKLSKQMVDVKENYQSTLPKAEAPREPEQGEATRSEFQPMIATDTELLRQQRRYNSPRVLLSDSTPLEPPPLYLMEDYVGNPVGANRTSPRRKRYAEHKSHRGEYSVCDSESLWVTDKSSAIDIRGHQVTVLGEIKTGNSPVKQYFYETRCKEARPVKNGCRGIDDKHWNSQCKTSQTYVRALTSENNKLVGWRWIRIDTSCVCALSRKIGRT, from the coding sequence ATCTTACAGGTGAACAAGGTGATGTCCATCTTGTTTTATGTGATATTTCTTGCTTATCTCCGTGGCATCCAAGGCAACAACATGGATCAAAGGAGTTTGCCAGAAGACTCTCTCAATTCCCTCATTATCAAGCTGATCCAGGCGGATATCTTGAAAAACAAGCTTTCCAAGCAGATGGTGGATGTTAAGGAAAACTACCAGAGCACCCTGCCCAAAGCAGAGGCACCCAGAGAACCAGAGCAGGGAGAGGCCACCAGGTCAGAATTCCAGCCAATGATTGCAACGGACACAGAACTACTACGGCAACAGAGACGCTACAATTCGCCCCGGGTTCTGCTGAGTGACAGCACCCCTTTGGAGCCCCCTCCCTTATATCTAATGGAGGATTATGTGGGCAACCCGGTGGGGGCCAATAGAACATCACCAAGGAGGAAACGCTATGCAGAGCATAAGAGTCACAGAGGAGAGTACTCAGTGTGTGACAGTGAGAGCCTGTGGGTGACAGACAAGTCCTCGGCCATTGACATTCGGGGACACCAGGTCACGGTGCTGGGGGAGATCAAAACCGGTAACTCTCCCGtcaaacaatatttttatgaaacGAGATGTAAAGAAGCCAGGCCAGTCAAAAACGGTTGCAGGGGGATCGATGACAAGCACTGGAACTCTCAGTGCAAAACGTCGCAAACCTACGTCCGAGCACTGACTTCCGAAAACAACAAGCTCGTAGGCTGGCGCTGGATACGAATAGacacttcctgtgtgtgtgccttgtcGAGAAAAATCGGAAGAACATGA